The window TTCCTTTTCCGGGGGATTATTTCCCTCCGGTTTATTTCGGctaattacaacaaaatccAGCGTCGCAATGTGTGGCTAAACTTTGAACTCGGAAGATTTAGCGCCGGTTTATAGCTCGTGGAAAAATGAGAGGGCAATCGCGATTACTGTCTTCTACGAAACCGAGAAGCGGAATGGTTCCTGGAAGCGGCTCCTTCTTTAGTTTTAGTACCCCTTTGGCTGTGGCCCGCTGCTCAAAGAGCGTCTTGATCTCCTCCGGTGCTTCGCGCACAAGCGAAATTCCGATTCACTCCATAAAGACTTGGAATTAAAATACCAAAGGAAATTCCGTTCGCTTAAATTGTgccaaaaatctaaaaccCAATCGACCGAAAGTTTCCCAAAAACCaccaaaaataaactaatccTTATCTCACATTCATATTATTTGAACTTTGTACTAAGATTcctccaaaaataaaaatctgatattattcacttaaattttttacccGGATTCCGGTAGTCTGCTTCGTTTTGCGATCAAAACACTGATAAATCGTATTTGTTTTGACTCTCAAGTGTGTCCACTCCTCGTCAAAGTTACAAAGTTCACATTGCgcaaatgaaataaaaaggcCCACAAGGAGGGAAGCCTAAACAGTCACGCGCCCGTAATTCGCTCACAAATCATCAAAAAGCAAAGAAATGTTCTACGCTTTGGTAATTTTTGGAGTCATCCTCTTGTGGGTTCTCAAAAATCATATGAAATGgcgaaaagaaattttgaatcatatcgaaaaaattgatGGCCCAAAAGCTTACCCTTTTATAGGTACTCTGTATTTATTCTTCGGGGTGAAACGATCTGGTAAGatcaattttataacgaatcgaaaaattttacataacactttttttttaaagatgtttataaaacaatttgtaCCACCGCTGAACAATATAAGCCAGTCTTTAGAACTTGGACTAAATCTACACCGGAAGTACATATAATGAAACCCGAACACATCGAAATCGTTCTGCGTAGTTCTGTTTTGATCACGAAAGGAAAAATTTATGAACTAATTCGTCCTTGGTTGGGAGAAGGGTTGTTGATTAGTACTGgtaagatttttattatttttgtaaaagttttaattagtcgataaatttattaaaatgttttttaaaaaatcatatctcgaaaaataattgagatatcaagatgagtTGTCCaccattttgtagcaaatttaatctagttttagcacaccaaaaatcatttcttcgtttctaTAAGTCttgatgatacgatttttttaactcaacccTGCAGCTATAAAGgttaagttaataaaaatttaattttcaacttCGTATCTccagaacgaattgagatattatcttaatacagggtgtctcagcgagaccggtcattagaacaaaaaatttgagaatgcagacttaagtattatcaattacgatctcttcatctaaaatattttcagatttctagcactttcggttataccggaagtcgccacctactttatttttttaaatggaacaccctgtatatttttacatatttggatttgtctgttttcaaggtttataaataactttactttttgcaatttgattcggtcgttctcgagttattcgaatttttctagaaaaatctgctccagcagacatttgttcaaaaaatcagaaaacactcgatttttgggatatcaatttaggattgagaacatgcttaagcaacatgatggagtatgttttggtgccgagaactgcggtctaaaacgtttgatcactttactatggcacgttaacttttcaaaatttggaagtaccataacttcatttttttaaatggcaccccccatattttattttttagtcgtcttcgctgtctcattctacatcttttatatcccatatggcccatacctaatattaatagtttgggagataattagggttttttgaaaaatgcacacatatcatatggatatttagcctagtgtgccatgaaaaacaaggcttctcaatgagttcttgtcaaagactcacttgtttacgtcacttgatgcatgtgagttAATAATCATCTGTTaggtcccttaatattagtactgaaaagagttaaaatcgataacaataacgaaagtaatatttacacaaatcaagaaattcttaatttattttttatgcattaAAAGCacgacaaagttcgtagtatgattcccagatcttctttggcagctcgaattgaggtgttgggactgggctcgaaataagccaaggtattcacctcttccgttgcattatctactacattttttggtcagtttaacacgtgattaattcgtccaaaatgcaaaaaatttgcttctattcctgtaaatttaccttttgtcattAGAGATAAATATGggtaattttcattaaacattctgcaagttctactaagaactttgtcgcacttttcgtgcacaaaaaataaattatggatttcttcaattgtataaacattatttacgtttattaatatccattttaactggttttagactcacaagcatcaaacaacctaaattagactttgacgtttatcaataagtcattaaacatttgttttccatggcacactaggttaatatcgatatgatatgtgagcatttttcaaaaaaccctaattatttctcaaactattaatgttaggcataggacatatggaatataaaagatgtaaaatgagacgccgaagacgactaagtaataaaatatgaggggtgccatttaaaaaaatgaagttatggtgcttccaaatttcgaaaagttaacgtatcatagtaaagtgaccaaacgatctagacagccgttctcagcaccaaaacatactccatcatgttgtttaagcatgttttgaatcctaaattgatatctcaaaaattgagtgttctatgattttttgaacaaatgtccgctggagcaaatttttctagaataattcgaataactcgagaattgctggttcaaattgcaaaaagtaaagttatttataaaccttgaaaacagacaaatccaaatatgtaaaaatatacagggtgttccatttaaaaaaataaagtaggtggcgacttccggtataaatgaaagtgctagaaatctgaaaatattttagatgaagagaacgtaattgataatacttaagtctacattttcaaattttttgtttggccagaaccccagaaacgtctaatgaccgatctcgctgagacaccctgtatatgaaacattttaaagcaaatataACTGATATTCAAAGAtcgataaataatttctttgatgCCATAAATTGCAAGTTGCAACTTGATCAGagaaatttttgacattttcttaatatttccgGCCTGGTCAGAATAATTCCAAACTTAATTTCTGTAATTTCAAATCCACTTTTTCAGATTTTAGGAAAATCATGGTGTTTTGTAGACATTTTCTCGCAGTTTATATCAGGCAAAACATTTTATCAAAGTTTGACATCTTACTAATACCATTTTAGACTTCCTCATAACGTTCCGTGTTTTGCCCGAGCAATTTCAAACTTATTCTTGCAGTTTACAGCTTAGCATTTAGCCATCCAAGTTTCTgacattttcttaatttattgactTTGGTTAGAGTATGTCAAAACTCGTTTTTGCCGAATAGTGGTTGATAATTGTAATTCCAAACAAAGTTTTGAAACCTATAGTCAATTTGGAACTAAttagatattttcttaaagagCCAAAACTTGccaaattaacttaaatttttaaattgataataattcaagcaaataattgattaaagaatgtgtaaaattggTTGCCTATCAAAAAGTTTAACACACAAATTGATAACATCAATACAAGATAAGACAAATTTTAGTTTCATTATCtcaacaaattcctttttgatgttttcctcgtactaaaacaacttttctttACAACTAAATTGCGCCATAAACAGTAATGGTACAAAGTACAACTTTAATCGTTATAAATCACTTCACACGCGAGCATGAGATTCAGTTTTACCCACTCTCTATAGATGACCGTTCAATTAAGATATtaagcattaaaaaaatgtattactaTTTCATAGTCGCATTTGTTATTGCGATTTTGTGGTGgataaaaaatcgtgtaaaatatgaaaaagaaattgtgcAATATGTTGATAAATTACCAGGGCCGAAAGCTTATCCATTAATCGGGACTTTCTACGTgttttttggtgttaaaagaaatggtaaaaatttaaaaaaaaaaaacttttgattataaaaactttttttgaagaTGTGTTTAAAGTAATGAAAGGAATCTCTGAGAAATACGGACCTCTTTATCGAACGTGGGCGAAATCATCACCCGAAGTGAACATCATGAAACCAGAATATTTCGAATTAGTCATGAAAAGCTCAACTTTGATTACAAAAggaaaaatttatgattttatgtTCCCTTGGTTAGGAGATGGGTTATTAATAAGTTCTGGTTAagaaatttccttttttcttattttcagaaaatgtcaaaaatttgaaacaatcaTTGTTTTAGGTGCAAAATGGTTCCAACGAAGAAAAATGATCACCCCAGCTTTTCACTTTCGCATTTTAGAGCATTACATGGAAGTTTTCGTCGAAAAAAGCAAACAACTCGTTAATATACTTGAAAGTAAGTCAAATGgggaaattttcgatatttatcCCTACATAACTCATTGTGCTTTGGATATAATTTGTGAAACGGCCATGGGGGTTTCAGTAAATGCGATGGATGATGTAACAGGAAATTCTTACGTTGATTCGTTATATAggtaattaaagtttttggcaAAATCTtccttaataaataattctcaTTTCTTATAGAGCTAGCGAATTAATAATAAGACGCAGATTCACTCCTTGGTACCACTccaatctttattatttattcccCGAAGGAAAAGAGTTCCAAAAACACCTCAACGTTCTCCATGGATTTACAAGCAAAGTTATCGGAGATcggaaacaaattttaaaagataacccaaacaaaaaaataaacccaaCCTTCGATGACATGTTAACATCATCGAAAAAGCGGTTATCTTTCCTCGATTTGCTCTTATCAGCCAACGAAACCATCCCAGACAAAGATATCAGGGAAGAAGTAGACACCTTTATGTTTGAAGGGCATGATACAACAACCGCAGGAATTTGTTGGAGCTTATTTTTGATAGGAAATAATCAAGATGTTCAAGGTAAAGTTTATGaggaattaaaacaaattcttGGTGACAAAAAATGTCCTGAATCAATCAGCGATTTAAGCGACTTAAAATATTTGGAGTGTTGCATCAAAGAGGCTTTAAGAATTTACCCCAGCGTTCCATTCATCTCAAGAAAAGTTACCGAAGACATCGAAATAAATGGTTACAAAATTCCTAAAGGTGTTTATTGCAACTTGCATATTCATAAAGTCCATAGGGATCCAGAAATTTATCCGGATCCGATGAAATTCGATCCTGATCGGTTTTTACCTGAAAATACCGCAAAACGACATCCCTATGCTTACGTTCCTTTCAGCGCTGGACCAAGAAATTGCATTggtaagaattaatttttcattttttgaattaaagagaattaaaatcttattttaggTCAAAAATTTGCGATGTATgaagaaaaaacgattttagcAGCAATTTTAACGTCTTATAAAATCACAACGATTGATTCTCAAAGCACCGTTAATGAATTGGCCGAACTCATCATGAGACCTGAACAAGGAGTTAGAATTCGTTTGCAGAAGAGATAACGCAGAAAAGATGATCACTTCGGTTTTGCGAAGTGaattaaaatctacttttttaagttaaagtTAGGAAATGTGAATGTAAGAGTTAATaatcttcaaaatattaaatactaagtaaatttgcttcaaattgctttttatttcacgatgatatctcaattagttct of the Onthophagus taurus isolate NC chromosome 10, IU_Otau_3.0, whole genome shotgun sequence genome contains:
- the LOC111418410 gene encoding cytochrome P450 4C1-like isoform X2; the protein is MFYALVIFGVILLWVLKNHMKWRKEILNHIEKIDGPKAYPFIGTLYLFFGVKRSDVYKTICTTAEQYKPVFRTWTKSTPEVHIMKPEHIEIVLRSSVLITKGKIYELIRPWLGEGLLISTGAKWFQRRKMITPAFHFRILEHYMEVFVEKSKQLVNILESKSNGEIFDIYPYITHCALDIICETAMGVSVNAMDDVTGNSYVDSLYRASELIIRRRFTPWYHSNLYYLFPEGKEFQKHLNVLHGFTSKVIGDRKQILKDNPNKKINPTFDDMLTSSKKRLSFLDLLLSANETIPDKDIREEVDTFMFEGHDTTTAGICWSLFLIGNNQDVQGKVYEELKQILGDKKCPESISDLSDLKYLECCIKEALRIYPSVPFISRKVTEDIEINGYKIPKGVYCNLHIHKVHRDPEIYPDPMKFDPDRFLPENTAKRHPYAYVPFSAGPRNCIGQKFAMYEEKTILAAILTSYKITTIDSQSTVNELAELIMRPEQGVRIRLQKR
- the LOC111418410 gene encoding cytochrome P450 4C1-like isoform X1 → MVQSTTLIVINHFTREHEIQFYPLSIDDRSIKILSIKKMYYYFIVAFVIAILWWIKNRVKYEKEIVQYVDKLPGPKAYPLIGTFYVFFGVKRNDVFKVMKGISEKYGPLYRTWAKSSPEVNIMKPEYFELVMKSSTLITKGKIYDFMFPWLGDGLLISSGAKWFQRRKMITPAFHFRILEHYMEVFVEKSKQLVNILESKSNGEIFDIYPYITHCALDIICETAMGVSVNAMDDVTGNSYVDSLYRASELIIRRRFTPWYHSNLYYLFPEGKEFQKHLNVLHGFTSKVIGDRKQILKDNPNKKINPTFDDMLTSSKKRLSFLDLLLSANETIPDKDIREEVDTFMFEGHDTTTAGICWSLFLIGNNQDVQGKVYEELKQILGDKKCPESISDLSDLKYLECCIKEALRIYPSVPFISRKVTEDIEINGYKIPKGVYCNLHIHKVHRDPEIYPDPMKFDPDRFLPENTAKRHPYAYVPFSAGPRNCIGQKFAMYEEKTILAAILTSYKITTIDSQSTVNELAELIMRPEQGVRIRLQKR